Genomic window (Methanococcoides methylutens):
TGGTGATGACCGGCTTGCCTGTGGCTGTCACAACGATTCTGTCTGCACCTGCTTTTGGTGTAACGTCATTGTAACCGGTAATGTTGCCGTCAACGTCCAGATTGCGTGTGATGAAGTGGTTAGGGTTGTATTCGATAAGCGGGAATGATGTCATGAACGGTTCATCGTCCTCGGTCTCGTCAGGAATGTCAAGGTCCTCGAACTCCAGGTTCGCACGTTCACCCCTCTCGACCGGGAAATATATTCCATCAACGCTTTCCATAAGGTCTTCTGAATAGATGTTGCCGACCTGGTCCCTCTGGGACGGTGCACTTGACTTTACATGGACATAATAGAATTGGATATCTCCATTGTGGATCTCATCTGCAACCACAAGACTGTCTTCATAGGATTGCTCTATACCTCCATCGGAGATGATGATGATATCAAGTTCTCCGACTTCGTTCTCAAGCCAGTCCTGTGCAATGAGAAGTCCCTGGTCAAGGGATGTTTCACTTGTAGATCCAGGAGTCAATGCGGATATGTCCTCTTCAAGCTTCAGGACATTTGCCTGAGTTCCAAGATAGACCAGTCCTCCTGAAACATCAATACCTTCGCTTCCAAAAGCGATGACCCCTGCATATGCATCCCTAAGGTTCTCATCCTCAAGAATGAAAATAGCATTTCCGAGTATGTCGGAAAGCGTCTCATGATGGAATGTACTCTGGGATACATCAAGTATAAGAACAATGCTCCTGCCACCTTTCCAGTCTGTTGGTTTTGAAAGTACCGGAAGCAGATCTTCAAATGAGGAGTTCAGGTAATTGCCCTGGTCAAAGGAGGTCTCTCCCCCCACGACCACAAGACCGTTACCATCTGTTACGAACTCCTTGAGGACCTCAACATCACTTTCTGAAAGTGTCCTTATGTTGCGGTTATCAAGAACTATTGTCTTCTTGTCATCAATGTTTGTAAGCTCGTTCGTGTTGGATACATCATACAGGTTGTACAGTACATTGCCAAGAGGTGCGGACGTATCGCTGGTCATTAGTTTGATCTTCGGCTTGGGCACAACATAGATAGCTTTGTAGAAATCGTTATTGATGCGATCCTTGTCTGATGTTAAAGGTGTTAGTGTAACGCTTAACTCCTGTGCACCAAGCTTCTTGAAAGTGTAAGGTACACGTATTGTCCTTGTGCGTGTGTTCTGTGTGAAGGTACCACTCCTGACAAGGGTCTCTCCGGCGTAGACCTCGAAGCTGTATCTTATCTCCTCTTCACCTGCCTGTGATACAAGCACGTCAAACTGGTTCTCGTTTCCGATGACAACAGTCTTATCGCCCAGTATCTGCACACTTATGTCGTTCTCCTCAAGTTCCGGTTCCACTGAATAAACGGTGGTACCGACTTCCTCAGCAAACTGGAGAGCTTCTTCAAGGTCTTTTCCGAAGTTGCTGTTACCGTCAGTTACCATTACGATCTGATTATCTCCGCTTGAATATTGCTCGACCGCATCCCCAAGGGAAGTGCTATCCCCGGTGAGCCTGACAATGGTGGTCGGGGTGTTTGCGGTCAGGGATTCATAGACCTTGTCGCCTACGCCTTCTTCGAACAATTCCATACTTCCGGTCTCATCCGAAATTATGATCATCTGGGGAGTGTCATCACTTGAAACCTCGCTGACGATCGAGAACGGGGATGCAAGTGCTACTACAAGCAGCGAGAGAACTATGATGCGTGAAAGGATCAATGTCTTTCTTGCACCTTTTTTGATGAGATAGAGTCCACCGGCAATTATCGGCAGGACAAGTAGCAGTACCATTGGATCTTCAAAAGTAACCATCATAGCTCACCCCGGCTTCTGATAATAAGAATCTCAACGATCACCAATAGCATGGCAATAATGATGAGATAGATGTCAATGTAATTCTTGGTCGTGTAGGTATTTTCCCTAACGATCTGGGAACCTTCCTGTGATGTGGCTCGGTCCAGAACACCGGAGGAATCGATGGTGGTATCGGATTCCATGTCATCATAAAGGTTGACAGCAATGTTCTTTCCTGCAACCTCGTAGGTCCCGACCTCATCATAGAGTAACCTGCTGGTGGTCACGGTTCCGGTAGGTGTGGAAACATCCTGTTCATTTGCAAGTGCGGAAATAGCACCTGTCTGGATGTTGTAGTCACCGATATCCCCCGCTCCGCCAAGCCATGCGATCAGCTTTGCCCAGAGGACTGGGTACTCAGGCAGGTTGTGGAAATTGTTCCATGCATTTTCACCAAGCTCATCGCTTAAACCCAGGTACATCACTGTTCCGTCACCGACGCTCCAGTAAGCCAGCATCGGGATGCCTGAATCAGTATTTACAAGGGAAACTGCATCTGACCTGATGGTAGCATTAAGGTATGTGTAAACTGCAATATCCTTGAATCTCACATCTTCTGTAAGTCTTGTCTCCTGCACAACCTTCAGGGTTTCACCGTTGTTGCTTTGCATAGTGGCAATTGGCTTTACCGGAAGCACCTTGAGCAGATCAAAGTTCGCAGCTGCCGGATCAAGTGTAGGTGATGCGATGAACAGCACTTCTCCGCCATCTTTTATGAAAGAATCAAGGAGTGTGACCTCTTCGACAGTCAGTGCTCTTTGTTGTGTGTCTATCACGATAACCTTGTAATCACTAAGATCTGATGGAACATTGTTTGACTGGGTTGCCCTTATGTTCGGCAACAATGAAAGTGAAACTGAAGCCGGAGAGTTTTTAACATCGGTCACAAGGAGCAGTTCGTTGTGAACGTCCGAAGGAATTGAGATGTAAGCTGTATTATCAGTTATGAGACTGTCATCTTTTGTTATCCTGAGTGTTGTAACGCCAGGTCCCAGATTTGTCAGCTTGAACTCGCTGGTTGAAAAAGGACTTACAGTAAGTGTAACGCTCTTCTTTGTCTCGCTTCCGGGGGTATCGATCTCCAGGTTGACATTCTGTGTTATCTCGTTGTAGTTCTTAACAACACAGTTGTAAGTGTAACCGTTCTCTTCAGCCTCAAGCCAGCCCTGGATTATACCAACGTTGTCAGCAGGCGCTCCGACCCTTACAAAGCTTACCTTCATACCATAGGATTCTGCAAGTCTCTTTGCAGAGACAGGGTCCTCCCCTTCCCAGTTGGTGAAATCTGATATGACGATTATCCTTCCGCCTTCGTTAGAAAGCATTCGCATGGCATTCGTTATGGAAGATGACAGGTCTGCCACCGTTCCCTTTCCTGATAATCCGTCAAGCGTGTCCTTTGTAGCTGAAGACCCGGCGGCTTCAAGAACTGTGACCGGGATGTTCTGTGCAAGAATGATACTGTTCTTCTTGCTGACATATGTCTTGGCGATCTCAGTGGCACTGTCGAACCTTCCGTCAGTGTTCATGCTTGCAGAAGCATCGATGACAAAGATAGTGTGCTCTCCGCTCAGGCTTTCCTCGGATGTATAGAATGGGGCTGCCACTGCAACGGATATCAGTATTAGTACCAGTAATTGTGCCAGGAATATAGGGTCCTTGATAAGTCTTCTAAGGGAGGCGAACCGTTTTTTCTTCTGTTCTGCCCGCATCAGGAACATCAGGGACGGGATCTTCAGCTGAAGTGGTTTTGGTCTTAACAGGTACAATATAATAAGTGGAATCACACTTGCAAGGGCTGCAAGTCCCAGTGTGTTCTCAAAAGGCATCAGATCCTCCTCCCGCTAATTGTGTGGAAGAATGCATCAAATACCGGCGTGTCAGTTGTAAATGTAAAGAAATCAGCACCGACATGGTCGCAGATGTTCCTGATCCCATCGATATGAGCCTGTAGTTCTTCCTGGTATTTGTCCTTGAAATTGTTGCTGAGGTAAGTCTTCAGTTCATCATCTGTCTCAAGGTCCATGAGCTTTACATGTCCATGCATGGACAGGTCGCTCTCTGAAGGGTCAAGCACCTGTATAAGCATGAGGTCGTGATGAGATAATCGATAGATAGCTGATTCAATGGAACTCAGATCTTCCATGAAATCTGAAATAATGACAATCAGTGACCTTGAACGTATAACACGTTCGTACTGTTCGACGCAGCTGTTCAATGCGGTCTGACCTTCAAGTTCTACTTCTGCAAGACGGTCAATGTCCCTGAGAAGGTAACGTCTGCCCCTGTGAGTCTGGGATATTGCTATATTATCAGCATATGTGGATATGCCGAACTTGTCGTTGTCCTTGGTGACAAGATATGCAAAACCGGCGGCAAGCATGGCCCCATACTCGTATTTAGTAACATCGACGGTAGAATAATCCATGCTGTTACTGGAATCCAGCAGTATGTGGGTAGTTACTGATTTGTCCTCTTCGAACTCCCTCACATAGAGCTTTTCAGACCTTGCATACACATTCCAGTCAATGGATTTAATATCGTCCCCGGGATGATACTCAACATAGCCAATGGTATCAAGACCGCGGCCGCTATGTGTTGAACGCCTGCTTCCTGCATAGGCACTGGAAACCCGCTTTCTTACCATGAAAGTAAAGCGGTCCAGCTGGCGGAAGAAATCCACATCGATCCTGTGTTTCCTGTCACTCATGGTTTAATATCAGTTTTCGTTATTCATTGGCTTACACTGGTTGCACTTATGAGCAACTCATTTGACCTTTGTCAATATTTCCTTAATGACCTGATCAGGAGTTATACCACGTCTCTCGGATTCGAAGGTCAGGATGATCCTGTGTCTCAGGATCGGATATGCCATGGCCTCGATATCCTCGTTGCTGACGAAGTTCCTGCTGTTTACCAGTGCACGTGCTTTTGCTGCAAGTATCAGACCGATGGATGCTCTCGGTGATGCACCATATTCGATGAAATCCGTCCATTTGCGGGTTGCCATCACTATTTTGATGGCTCTGTCCTTTATGTCGTCAGCAATTGGTATATCCCTTGTGAGACGCTGCAGCTGTAGCACCATTTTCTTGTCAAGTACTTTCCTGACCTGTGGCTCCTCATATTGAGTATAGCGTCTTACGATCTCTTTTTCCTCATCAAAGGATGGGTAGTCCAGCAGGATCTTCAAAAGGAACCTGTCAAGCTGTGCCTCAGGAAGCGGGAAAGTACCTTCCATCTCAATAGGATTCTGGGTTGCAAGTAAGAAGAACGGTTTGTCAAGCAGGAAGGTATCATTTCCAACAGTTACCTGCTTTTCCTGCATAGCCTCAAGCAATGCTGACTGGGTCTTTGGAGAAGCACGGTTGATCTCATCTGCAAGAACTATATTTGAGAAGACTGGCCCTGGTTCGAACTTAAATTCCTTGCTTCCACCCCTTTCCTCGATGATGTGTGTGCCTGTGATATCTGCAGGCATAAGGTCCGGAGTACACTGTATCCTGCTGAAATCAAGGTCCATTGTCCTAGCTATGGTAGATACTGTCAGTGTCTTTCCAAGCCCTGGATTACTCTCCATAAGTGCATGACCGTTACACAGGATCGCAATGACGATCTGTTCAACTGTGTCCTTCTGTCCGACTATGACCTTTGATATCTCATTGAAAAGTGCTGCAAAGGCATCTCCAGCACCCTTGTAGACCCGTTCAAGTTCACCGGATCCGGCGTCATTGGAATTCATTTGATGTTCTCCTTGTATTGCGATAGATCGAATTTGTTAATGTGATAGTAATGTTATAGTTCGTATGATAGGCAATTTGATGACCTCAGTTCTTAGCCATCTCCTCGAAGTATTCCTTTATGATACTTTCATACCCTTCGGGGAGTTGCTCATAATAGGCAGGTGATGAAATTAATCCGACCTCATAGGCGGACGAGCTCACAAAATCAGGTGGAAGTTCCTCACTTTCTTCCCCCCCTATAAAACCGGTCCCTGCTCCCGGTGGAAGTGAGAGGTCGACCTCTTCTCCTTCAACTACGATCACAGCCGGCTCGCCTATGAGATCTTCTTCGCCACCGTTCCCGTCTCCGTCACCATCCAGTGGAAATGTCTCATCAGGAGATGTTGCATTCTCATTACCAGGCATTCCCGGAAAGTCCTGGATAATATCTGCAAGGTCATCGGGGTCAACGTCCGACTGATAATCGGTCACCATGACAAAACTGAAAATCGCAAGGGAGACAACAAGAAGTGCCATGCTCGCCTTGAACCTCTTCTTTTCGAGAAGTTCGGAAGAGTTGACCTTTGAAGCGATCTCGAGAACATTGCCCATGAGCTCATCAACAATGATGTTATGGATATTTTTGTTATCGTTCGCAGTTCGCAGCCTCTCGTTCAGTGAAGGGAACTTTTCTTCGATAAGTGATACTATCTGTATCTTTCTGTCCCGGTAATGTATGGCAAAGGTAAGCAGGACTGAAATGAAGATGGATATTAATGCAAGGAACAAAAAACCGGTTGAAATGGCATCTGAGGGACCGTATGTTGAATCTGCATATAGTTCAAAGGTCCTGAATTTAAAAAGTACCTGGTCGAACTTCAGTATCTTCAGCAGAGTAAATAATATTAATGTGATAATGGAAAAATCAAGTATCTTATAGACACGCTTGTATTTATTAGCAGCAGACTCCTGTTTTTTAATAAATGAATCAATATCCATAAGTACAGATCCTTTAATGATAAATTTCTAAGATTACTACGACCACTATTCTTCCCTTTATATAAAAATGTGTGTTTAGTTATCCAGAAGGTAGCCATTATAAGAGCCAAGAACCTTCAGCATGGATACTTTAGAATCAATATGATATAGAGCATCTTTTATAACTGCATCGGATGTGCTTCCTTCCAGATCGATATAGAAAAGGTAGTCACCGAGCGAACGCTTGGATGGTCTTGACTCGATCCTTGTAAGATTTATATCCCTCTTTGCAAATTCACCTAGGATCTCATATAGAGAACCAGCCCTGTCATTCCCGATGTAGGCTATTACGGATGTCTTGCGTACATAAGCATCATTGGTGTTGCTTTCATCCATTTCCGTATCATTTTTTCGGATGGCAATAAAACGGGTATGATTCTGCTCCCGGTCCTGGATATTTGGCATCAGTATATTGAGACCATATGCTTTTGCTGATTCTTCTGATGCAATGGCTGCCATTTCCTCGAACTCGTTGGCAAGTTTAGCAGCATGTGATGTGCTTCCGGTTGTACGTATCTCCACATCCTTGAAATGTGTCCTTATGAACTGCCTGCACTGTGCAAGCGCCTGTGGATGTGAAAGTATGATCCTGATATCAGAGATCTTGCCTTTGGATAGCAGGCAGTGCTTGATCGGTACAACGATCTCTCCTATAATAGTAACATCACTTTCAAGCAAAAGATCAAGCGTGATACCAACTGAACCTTCAATGGAATTTTCAATGGGAACGATACCCATGTCTGTTCTTCCTACGATGACCGCGGAAAAAGTGTCGGTAATATCATCATAATACAAGAGGGATGCTTTCCCTTCGATCCCCTGTTTTTTCATCCAGCCTTTTGCAGCTTTATCTGAGTAGGACCCTGCAGGTCCAAGTACGCCAACGATCATCGGTTAGAATGGGATTGCTTTATAAAAATAGTTTGTGTTACCAACATGTCATTTTTTAATTAGCCTGAAGATAATTCCCAGTCCAGCCAGATTGATCAATATTATGAGAATAGACCCAAGCGTACGACGTATATCTTTTTGTCCGGCATCCCCTGATGCTTCCGAAACATCCGGCATCGGATCGAACCTGATAACCTGATCGGTATCTGAATAGACGGTTCTTTCCAGAAGCATTTCTGGCTCTTCCGTTGTCTTCACCCTTATATCATACTGCTTGTCCCGCTCAAGTCCATAGAAAATATATGAATCATCTCCAGTTGCATCCGCAATCGTTTCATTGCTCCTGGATATTGTGACAGTACCGGTTTCAGGTAGTATCACCTTGAAATTGACATAACTCTTTGATGCGAGAGACCTGCCGTTCGTAAAACGCATCTCATCAGGCAGGTCAAGTACGCTAAGTATGGTAGGTGCAATATCCTGCTGCCCGAATTCGCCTTCAGGGACCTCATTGTCCAGGTTCCTGGATGTGACAATAAAAGGTATCCTCAGGACTTCCGGCTGGCTGGCATATTTATCCGATTTGCTCCCCCCTCTTCCGTCTGCAGACTGGAATGTCATTCCGTGGTCAGAGGTTATGATCAATGCCAAATCGTTTTTTTCTGTTAATTCGTACAGTTCACCTATCATTATGTCGAGGTCTTCGATAGTATCCGCATAACCTTCACCCCTGCGATAGAGTCCTGCCGTATCCACTGCACCGACGTTGATAGTAAGGATGAACTTCTGTTCAGGATAAGTTTGATGCATCAGGTCGAGAACCTCAATTGCAGTGTCCATAGCCCAGCGGTTGTAGGCATAGTAACGTTCAATGCTACCTTCAGGATATTGATCAATGTATTCAGGTGCTGATTCTGCATTTATTTCCAGGGCCTCCGTAATGGATGTCCACAGATCTTCATACTGGCTATCATAATTGAAATTTGCAATAACTTCCATCTGAGGGTCATTGATGGATGTCGTGAGGTCATGTACGATCACATCCTGTTCTGCGAGTATTTCCGGGATGTCACCTTTTTGAAGTATTCCAAAAGCAAGGTATCCATTTTTATGTGCAATGTCATAGATCGTTGCATCGGTGTAAGCAACCATTGCAGGAGTTGCTCCGGAATTTCCCGTTACGATCACCGAATGTCCGTCCTCACCTTCTGTTGAAGGGGTTAGTACAGTAACCACTCGCAGGCCTTTATCTGACAGCATCGAAATATTTCTGGCCACTGGCTTTTCAATGGTTGTACCATCGAGTGCATAAGGGATCATTTCAGGATAAATGTAGGATGAACCAAGTCCATCGATAATTAAAATGACTGCTCCATCTGGTGTGCTGATCGGATTGACCTCTGTTTGGGAAAGTGCGCCTGCCTGGGGTGCGGTAAAGGAAACTATGAAACAAATAATTAGAAAAATCCACCCAACTGTATGAATATTATTAAATGTATGCCCGTTTTTCATCTTGTGGACAATAATTGTTCAGAATAAAATAAGTACTGTTTTTTAATTTCTGATTTGATTTTTTTATTTTTCCTTGTTATTTACAACTTTATCTACTAATTATGCCTTGTTTTTTAACATATGTTATATAAATTCATTTATTGTCCATTATATGCTTTCAATTACAGATATTAAATAAATTATTCATAGTGCCTGTTGAATTGCTTTTTCTCTAATAATTTTTGAAGAAATAAAAAGTATAATTTATTGAATCGATTTGCTTTTATATTATATTAGTAAATTGCATTACAGACAATCATATAAAAGAATATCCATTCAAAAAATGACATGTTTTTTATCAAAAGTATAATTTTTAAAATAATCAATAACAATCGGCTTTATATTTTTTAATCAAAATTAATACTCATTTTACATTTTGTCAAAAACATTATATATTAAAATTTACAAAAACAAATGTTTATATATTGCAGATCCAGACTTTATTTTGAGTAAATCTGGCTAATTTGTGAGCTTGAAATTAATATTTGTTGCATCTGGCCTGACCAGATCTCAAACTGTAATGGAGTGATATAAATGACCGATCTAACCCAAAAAGAAAGATTATTGAAAGCATTAAAAAAAGAAACAGTTGACAAGATCCCTGTACTATCCGTTACGCAGACAGGTATAGAAGATCTTATGGATCAGACCGGTGCTGCATGGCCGGAAGCCCACTCAGATCCTGAAAAGATGGCAACTCTTGCTATCGCATCCCATGAGGTCTGTGGTCTGGAAGGCGTGAGGTACCCATACTGTCTTACCGTCCTTGCAGAAGCAATGGGCTGTGAGGTTAACATGGGCACAAAGGACAGGCAACCATCTGTTACTGATCACCCATATCCAAAAGGTGTTGATAACCTTGAGATGCCTGCAGACCTCTTAAACAATGGAAGGATACCTGCTGTCCTCGAAGCATCAAAGATCATAAGGGAAAAGGTAGGAGATGATGTCCCACTAATTGCAGGTATGGAAGGCCCTGTAACCCTTGCATCAGATCTTGCAAGTGTCAAAAAGTTCATGAAATGGTCGATCAAGAAACCTGATGACTTTGAGACCATCCTTGATTTTGCAACAGATGCATGTATCGAATACGCAAATGCATTAGCAGATGCAGGTGCAGATGTTATCTGTGTGCCGGATCCTGTAGCATCCCCGGATCTTATGAACCCTTCCACATTTGATGCAATGCTCAAGCCAAGGCTTGCAAGATTTGCAGAAGCTGTCAAGTGTCCGATGGTACTACACGTCTGCGGTAATGTTACACCTATCCTTGACATGATGGCAGACTGCAAGTTTGAAGGTCTCAGCATTGAAGAGAAAGTAGCAGACCTTAAAGGTGCAATCGCAACAGCAGGTGACAGGGCAGTGATCGTAGGCAACGTCTCCAGTCCTTTCACATTGCTTGCAGGTGATGTTGCAAAGGTCAAAGAAGACTCAAAGAATGCTCTGGAAGACGGTGTTGCTGTATTAGCCCCTGGCTGTGGTATTGCACCAAAGACACCTATCGAGAACATCAAAGCACTTGTTGAAGCAAGAGACGATTTCTTTGCTTGAATAAATTGAATTAGCTAAAGGTCCTGATCATCAGGGCCTTTAACTTATTTTTAAATTCCAGCTTTAATTTCACATCATTCGATCAAGGTTGATAGATCAGGGAGTCAGTAGCATGCGAACGGGAATTGCAATAGACCTTGGAACAAGTGGTTTCAGGGCACAGAAAGTGGATCTGGATAGTGGTGAGATAAAGAGGACTGTCATTACTATGAGAAATCCTCTCCCAGGTGCAAATGTTATGGATCATCTGGATTTTGCTATGACCTATGGCCAGGACAAAGCACATGAGCTTGTTATCAATGCTTTCAGGCATATTGTTGATGAACTTGAACCTGAGAACGGCAAAGTGAATAGAATAGCTATTTGTGGAAATCCAATACAGCTGTCACTTTTCCAGGGAATTCCTATCGATGATCTTGCATATGCAGGCGAAAGGAAAAAACAATTGATGGACATCCAGGAACAAGAGCGTTATGCTGCGATAATTGACAGCACACAGATAAAAGGACTCGAGGACCTTGATTGCAAGATCGTTATCCCACCTGCGATCAAACATGAAGTTGGCGCCGATGCTCTTGCACTGATAGTCAAATCCGGGATGCTGGATTCTGAAGATATTACGATCGCGACAGATTATGGGACCAATGCAGAGATGGCCCTTAAGGTGGGAACTGTTATCTATACCGGCTCAGCAGCTGCAGGTCCTGCACTTGAGGGACAGGAGATCGAAGACGGAAGCATTGCTCGCCCCTTCGTGATCTCAGATATAGAGTTCAATGACGGGAACCTGCGAAACTTTTTACTTGACGAAGAGATGAACACTGTACAAGGTTCCCTTGTGAACTACAAGAATGGTGATGTGGTCGAAGGAGGATCCATAAAGGCATCCGGCATCACCGGAACCGGAGTAATAGCACTTATTGATGAAGCTATGGAAAACGGGATCATTCAATTGCCAAATGTAAAAACAAGCGATAAAATGCTTCACCTTCAGGACAATGTAAATTTCACAGAAAAAGACCTTGTAGAAGCAGGAAGAGCTATTGGTGCCATACGTGCAGGACACGTGACACTCTGCAATGCTGCCGGGATATCCATGGAAGATGTGCAGGTGGCTTATATGTCCGGTGCAGCAGGCACATATATGGATGCTTTGAAAGCACATCGTATCGGCATGATCCCCTACAATGTCTCAAATGTCTGCCAGATAGGGAACACATCCCTGATAGTTGCAAAAGAGATACTGCTCTCAGAAGACAGGTTATGGGAACTACAGAAAATTGCCAGAGATATCGTTGGTACTCATGTCATGTTCGCAACAGATGAAGCTTTCAAAGAAACATATATTCTGGAACTTTCCTACTGGAACGAAGGAATGCCATTCAAGGCTCTCAAGAAGTTCCTGAAGAAAAAGGGACTTCCAACAATTGATATTGTTAAAAAAACGCCTGAGGTCGAAAAACGTGTGAAAAAGGATATCCCTGATCTCGGGAATGAGGGGTTAAGCGTTCTTGAAAAGGTTGGAACATATCTAAAAATGGAAGTTGAAGGCTGCATTGATTGTCATCAATGTATGGAGATATGTCCAAATAATGCCCTTAAAGAGGAGGAACGTAATGTCAGCATACGTACAGATCTCTGCGATGGTGCGCATTGTCAGAAGTGTATTCACGCATGTCCGGAGGATGTGCTTGACTGGAATAAGCTCAAAGTGATGGGATAAAACCTGGTAAAACTAAATAATTTAGATATAAGCTCACACCTAAAAAGGTACTCAGTACTGGATATTGATCTAAAAGTAAAGGATTGGATCGAAGGAAGCTACTATAGATCATTAGATGTGAGCACTTTCAATTATTCGTTGATTTATAATAATCTTTTCGTTTCAGTCGATTTCCCTAATAAAAATGTGGAATTCATATATATTGGAGAGACCATTAGTATTGTTACACCAGATATCCAGTGAATTCAAAAGAAATAAATACGTTTGTCTTCCCACTAATAGCTAAAAA
Coding sequences:
- a CDS encoding methylamine methyltransferase corrinoid protein reductive activase codes for the protein MRTGIAIDLGTSGFRAQKVDLDSGEIKRTVITMRNPLPGANVMDHLDFAMTYGQDKAHELVINAFRHIVDELEPENGKVNRIAICGNPIQLSLFQGIPIDDLAYAGERKKQLMDIQEQERYAAIIDSTQIKGLEDLDCKIVIPPAIKHEVGADALALIVKSGMLDSEDITIATDYGTNAEMALKVGTVIYTGSAAAGPALEGQEIEDGSIARPFVISDIEFNDGNLRNFLLDEEMNTVQGSLVNYKNGDVVEGGSIKASGITGTGVIALIDEAMENGIIQLPNVKTSDKMLHLQDNVNFTEKDLVEAGRAIGAIRAGHVTLCNAAGISMEDVQVAYMSGAAGTYMDALKAHRIGMIPYNVSNVCQIGNTSLIVAKEILLSEDRLWELQKIARDIVGTHVMFATDEAFKETYILELSYWNEGMPFKALKKFLKKKGLPTIDIVKKTPEVEKRVKKDIPDLGNEGLSVLEKVGTYLKMEVEGCIDCHQCMEICPNNALKEEERNVSIRTDLCDGAHCQKCIHACPEDVLDWNKLKVMG
- the mtaA gene encoding methylcobamide:CoM methyltransferase MtaA yields the protein MTDLTQKERLLKALKKETVDKIPVLSVTQTGIEDLMDQTGAAWPEAHSDPEKMATLAIASHEVCGLEGVRYPYCLTVLAEAMGCEVNMGTKDRQPSVTDHPYPKGVDNLEMPADLLNNGRIPAVLEASKIIREKVGDDVPLIAGMEGPVTLASDLASVKKFMKWSIKKPDDFETILDFATDACIEYANALADAGADVICVPDPVASPDLMNPSTFDAMLKPRLARFAEAVKCPMVLHVCGNVTPILDMMADCKFEGLSIEEKVADLKGAIATAGDRAVIVGNVSSPFTLLAGDVAKVKEDSKNALEDGVAVLAPGCGIAPKTPIENIKALVEARDDFFA
- a CDS encoding sulfatase-like hydrolase/transferase is translated as MKNGHTFNNIHTVGWIFLIICFIVSFTAPQAGALSQTEVNPISTPDGAVILIIDGLGSSYIYPEMIPYALDGTTIEKPVARNISMLSDKGLRVVTVLTPSTEGEDGHSVIVTGNSGATPAMVAYTDATIYDIAHKNGYLAFGILQKGDIPEILAEQDVIVHDLTTSINDPQMEVIANFNYDSQYEDLWTSITEALEINAESAPEYIDQYPEGSIERYYAYNRWAMDTAIEVLDLMHQTYPEQKFILTINVGAVDTAGLYRRGEGYADTIEDLDIMIGELYELTEKNDLALIITSDHGMTFQSADGRGGSKSDKYASQPEVLRIPFIVTSRNLDNEVPEGEFGQQDIAPTILSVLDLPDEMRFTNGRSLASKSYVNFKVILPETGTVTISRSNETIADATGDDSYIFYGLERDKQYDIRVKTTEEPEMLLERTVYSDTDQVIRFDPMPDVSEASGDAGQKDIRRTLGSILIILINLAGLGIIFRLIKK